CCCGCTGGACGACACGGTGCGGCCGCCGGACCTGCTGGAGGACGCCCGCCGGTTCGCCGCGCAGCAGGCCGCACTCGGACTGGACCGGACGATGCTCTCGTCGATGTCCGTCCCCGAGCGGATGCAGCGGCCGGCCGTCGGCGCGGCGTTCGACCAGGGGCGGTTCGACCACGCCGTCGACCTCGCCGGACGGGTGTGCGAGGTGTTCCGGGCCGAGGGAGTCCGGGCGCTGCACCACTCCCACGTCGGCGGGGTGTTCGAGACCGAGGCCGAGGTCACCGGTCTGCTGGACGCCCTCGGACCGGACCTGCTGGGTTTCGGGCCGGACACCGGGCACCTGGCGTGGGCGGGGGCCGACCCCGTCGCCCTGCTGCGGCGCTACGCCGACCGGACCGGCGCCATCCACCTCAAGGACCTGCACCCCGACCACCTCCCGGCGCAGGACGCGACCGGCGACTACCGCACG
The sequence above is a segment of the Kineococcus endophyticus genome. Coding sequences within it:
- a CDS encoding sugar phosphate isomerase/epimerase family protein, yielding MTRRIAANPIPWWSQAGKTREVFEDAFTALQDIGFTAVKADVPDGMGTQEYRSWLDGFGLEPSTGLFSSPLDDTVRPPDLLEDARRFAAQQAALGLDRTMLSSMSVPERMQRPAVGAAFDQGRFDHAVDLAGRVCEVFRAEGVRALHHSHVGGVFETEAEVTGLLDALGPDLLGFGPDTGHLAWAGADPVALLRRYADRTGAIHLKDLHPDHLPAQDATGDYRTLSRSGRLWAEPGRGVLDLGAVLAALPDDYDGDWMVEVDFPSVGDVVESHRLSFAWAQEVLGASTAP